In Halosimplex halophilum, the genomic stretch CCCAGCAGTTCGGTCACCAGCGGGCTGGCCGACCGCGGGTCGAGGACGAACAGGTAGGTCAGCAGGGCGACGAAGGCCAGCACGCCGAGGACGACCTCGATGCTGGAGCCGAAGACGAGCCGGCGGTACGGCTCGGGCAGGTCCGCCCGGCGGACGAGCTTGCTGATCCGCAGCATCTCCAGGCTGCCGGCGGTCGCCACGAGGACGGCGACGGTCCCGGCGACGGCCCCCTCCGGGAGCCCGTAGATCGCGGCCAGCACCAGCACGCCCGCCTCGAACAGCGAGAACTGGATGACCAGCGCGAGCCGCTCGGAGATGTGGACGCCCGGGAGCGCGCCGACGATGCTCTCGTAGACCCACGTCTCGCCGTACTCCGGGACGGGGTGGTCGGTCGCGGCGTCGTCGGGGGCAGCGCCGTCCGGCGACGGGTCGCGGGTGGCGGCGTCGTCGGGCGGCGGGTCGGTCCCCATCAGGTCCGCCCCCCGCGCTCGCCGGTCGTCGGACTCCCGCCGGGGGCGGCCGCGGCCGTCCCCGTCTCGGGGGCGAGCGCCTTCCGGACGGCGTCGTCGAACGACGTGAGATCGACATCGACGTGGTCGCGGATGGCGTCGTCGGTGACGACCACGGGATTTCTCAGCCCGAGCACGAGCGGCCGGGCGACCGCCGTCGGCACGTCGGTGACGAGCCCGATCCAGTACGAGGAGAGCTTCGGCGTGAGGACCGGCACGGAGAGGATCAGCGGCCGGCGCCGCCCCATCGCCTCGGCGGTCCGGGCGAGCATCTCGCGGTAGGTCAGCACGTCCGGGCCGCCGATCCCGTAGGTCTCGCCGGCCGTCGCCGGCGCGTCGAGCACGCCCACGAGGTACGCGATCACGTCGTCGACGGCGATGGGCTGGCACTCGTTTCTCACCCACCGAGGGGTGACCATCACCGGCAGCCGCCGGACGAGCTGGCGGACCATCCGAAAGCTGGCGCTGCCGTCGCCGACGATGACCGCCGCCCGCAGCGTCGTGAGTTCGTAGTCGGCGTCGGCGAGGACCGTCTCGACTTCACGGCGCGACCGGAGGTGCGGCGAGAGGTCGTCGCCGTCCTCGCCGAGCCCGCCGAGGTAGACGACCCGCTCGACCCCCGCGTCGTCCGCGACCGCGGCGAAGTTGCTCGCCGCCTTCCGGTCCCGTTCCTCGAAGTCGTCGCCGGCCCGCATCGAGTGGACGAGGTAGTACGCCGCGTCGATCCCCTCGAAGGCGGGCGCGAGCGTCCCCGGTTCGAGCAGGTCGCCCTGGACCACCTCGACGCCCGGCGGCGGGTCGTAGGCCGACGGGTCCCGGACCAGCGCCCGCACGTCGTGGCCGGCGCCGGTCAGCGCGGGGACGAGCCGCCCCCCGACGAACCCCGTCGCCCCCGTGACGAGCACGTGCATACCCGCACCAGGGACTCTATCCCCTTAACGATCGGAGCCGGTGTCGTCGCCCGTCGGACGGGGTCGCCCGGCCGTGCCCTCGGTCGGGCGACGCCGGCCGGATCAGTCCTCCCAGCCCGGCGTCCCCGGCGCGCCGCGGTCGCCCTCGACGGCCGCGGCGGTCGCGGGGTCGGGCGGCTCCTCGTCGGCGCGGTCGGTCCACTCGGCGATGGCGCCGTCGACCCACGAGTCTGCGTCGAGCGCCCGTTCGCGCGCTCGCTCGTAGCGCTCGTCGCTGACGGCGAGCGTCCCCGGCGCCGAGGCGGCGGCGACGGCCACGAACTCCGCGTGGTCGGCCCGCGTCGCCTCGTCCGCGGCGAGCCGCTCGACCGCCCCCTCGATCCGGTCGGCGTCGGGGTGGCCGAACACCCGTGCGCCCACCGCCCCCGGCCCCAGCACCGGCCCGGCGCCGTCGGGCGGTTCGTCGTCGAGCAGCCGGTCGCCGCCGTGGGCGCGCTCGACCCGCTCGCACTCCGTCTCGGCGTCGAGCGCGAGGTTGTCGCCCGGGTAGGTCGCACAGGTCCCGGGGTACACGTCGTCCCCGTGGATGCGACACTGGAGCGTCTCCGGGTCGAGGAAGGCGCAGGTCGGGAGCCAGCGCGGCTCGGCGTCGAAGGGCGCGACGGGTTTGGGGACCTTCCGCAGGCCGACGAGGAAGGCGGGGCGGCCACGGACGGCGGCGACCTCGACGCCGCCGACGGTCACGCTCGGGCCGTCCTCGATCCGG encodes the following:
- a CDS encoding DUF7530 family protein, encoding MGTDPPPDDAATRDPSPDGAAPDDAATDHPVPEYGETWVYESIVGALPGVHISERLALVIQFSLFEAGVLVLAAIYGLPEGAVAGTVAVLVATAGSLEMLRISKLVRRADLPEPYRRLVFGSSIEVVLGVLAFVALLTYLFVLDPRSASPLVTELLGPEPPLAATYLTLLVLWDVCYRIGTGWWASVAALWRSARFRFSPEQTRILARADLETMGFGLLQLLLVPFLLDHTVLLVAVVGHVLAVATVTTLSLVVLHRRTEGTGAITNLSP
- a CDS encoding NAD(P)H-binding protein, which codes for MHVLVTGATGFVGGRLVPALTGAGHDVRALVRDPSAYDPPPGVEVVQGDLLEPGTLAPAFEGIDAAYYLVHSMRAGDDFEERDRKAASNFAAVADDAGVERVVYLGGLGEDGDDLSPHLRSRREVETVLADADYELTTLRAAVIVGDGSASFRMVRQLVRRLPVMVTPRWVRNECQPIAVDDVIAYLVGVLDAPATAGETYGIGGPDVLTYREMLARTAEAMGRRRPLILSVPVLTPKLSSYWIGLVTDVPTAVARPLVLGLRNPVVVTDDAIRDHVDVDLTSFDDAVRKALAPETGTAAAAPGGSPTTGERGGRT
- a CDS encoding YkgJ family cysteine cluster protein, which encodes MEVNCEGCAGCCLDWRALAPQGTDHGHERRGSYRPLDDVANLAPLSSDEVRAFLDAGLAGALVARLFRIEDGPSVTVGGVEVAAVRGRPAFLVGLRKVPKPVAPFDAEPRWLPTCAFLDPETLQCRIHGDDVYPGTCATYPGDNLALDAETECERVERAHGGDRLLDDEPPDGAGPVLGPGAVGARVFGHPDADRIEGAVERLAADEATRADHAEFVAVAAASAPGTLAVSDERYERARERALDADSWVDGAIAEWTDRADEEPPDPATAAAVEGDRGAPGTPGWED